A genomic region of Thunnus albacares chromosome 4, fThuAlb1.1, whole genome shotgun sequence contains the following coding sequences:
- the LOC122980283 gene encoding delta-type opioid receptor, with protein sequence MQLFNSTGEEDLPANSSDTWVGNVEQVLVPILDILILVFGVGGHTMVMVILCGRQRRGPPQSSMTGTGTDVLLLALSSADLLLLSMLPFHTVAIAMQQWPFGNIMCRLVGFLGSACSSASIFTLATLAVSRYLTVVKPARAYSLLSHRRVSITAALLWVPACCLATPQLVFRSVGIPRSTPDGLTCFAFLSHRDQLIYGLFHFLMAFLLPLVTIAVAYGSIYMFLWRRRQAGRAPQVEHHQSKVTLTSAMLVLAFTLCWLPSYGLTLALLVDERSGATGTSPRYGPFSVFARFMASSSTVINPILYVLMSEKFRQDLLGLFKRGGQRASGTA encoded by the coding sequence ATGCAGCTGTTTAACTCTACAGGTGAAGAGGATCTGCCAGCGAACAGCAGTGACACTTGGGTGGGTAATGTGGAGCAGGTCCTTGTCCCAATATTAGATATACTGATTCTGGTgtttggggtgggggggcacACCATGGTGATGGTGATCCTGTgtgggaggcagaggagagggcCTCCCCAAAGCTCAATGACAGGCACAGGTACAGACGTCCTCCTGCTGGCTCTGAGCTCTGCAGACCTTCTGTTGCTCTCCATGCTTCCCTTCCACACTGTCGCCATCGCCATGCAGCAATGGCCATTTGGGAACATCATGTGTCGTCTGGTGGGCTTCTTGGGATCGGCCTGTTCTTCGGCTAGCATCTTCACACTCGCCACGCTGGCTGTGTCGCGCTATCTGACTGTGGTGAAGCCTGCCAGAGCTTACAGCCTCCTCTCTCATCGCCGGGTCTCTATAACTGCTGCGCTGCTCTGGGTCCCCGCCTGCTGCCTGGCGACTCCCCAGCTGGTTTTTCGCTCTGTGGGAATCCCACGCAGCACCCCTGATGGCCTCACTTGCTTCGCTTTCCTGTCCCACAGAGACCAGCTGATCTATGGATTGTTTCACTTCCTCATGGCCTTCTTGCTTCCACTGGTCACCATTGCGGTGGCATACGGCAGCATCTACATGTTCCTGTGGCGGAGACGGCAAGCTGGCAGGGCCCCTCAAGTAGAGCACCACCAGAGCAAGGTGACCCTGACATCCGCCATGCTGGTGCTGGCTTTCACCCTGTGCTGGCTACCGTCCTACGGCCTGACACTGGCCTTACTGGTGGATGAAAGGTCAGGGGCCACTGGCACTTCACCACGTTACGGCCCCTTCAGTGTGTTTGCACGGTTCATGGCCTCCTCCTCTACAGTGATCAACCCCATCCTCTATGTGCTCATGTCCGAAAAGTTCAGACAGGACCTACTGGGGCTGTTCAAGAGGGGAGGGCAAAGAGCCAGTGGGACTGCCTGA